In Drosophila innubila isolate TH190305 chromosome 2R unlocalized genomic scaffold, UK_Dinn_1.0 1_C_2R, whole genome shotgun sequence, the following are encoded in one genomic region:
- the LOC117785924 gene encoding uncharacterized protein LOC117785924, whose amino-acid sequence MKPVRRGVKELSMVVRMFQVPVTNVSVRVEICRRGYTTQSLVNFEIDCCQFWLTKRRNPMAHAVYKFFRLDTYSNLNHSCPYNNDLIIDHLPFDKDLKLLIPIGRGEYVMKMYWKIHNVLRCTIDVNLQIAD is encoded by the exons ATGAAACCAGTCCGTCGTGGTGTTAAGGAACTTAGCATGGTGGTCAGAATGTTCCAAGTACCAGTTACCAATGTGTCG GTTCGTGTTGAGATTTGTCGACGTGGTTATACCACACAATCGTTAGTCAATTTCGAAATTGATTGCTGCCAGTTTTGGCTAACTAAAAGGCGTAATCCCATGGCTCATGCGGTCTACAAGTTCTTCCGCTTGGATACATATAGCAATTTAAATCACTCCTGTCCATACAAT AACGACCTGATTATAGATCATCTGCCGTTTGATAAGGATTTGAAGCTACTTATACCTATCGGAAGAGGGGAATATGTGATGAAAATGTATTGGAAGATCCACAATGTCCTGCGCTGTACAATCGACgttaatttgcaaattgctGATTGA
- the LOC117785927 gene encoding uncharacterized protein LOC117785927, translating to MVIKLLQLPVTNASLRVEVLRRGYTQSLYHFDIDCCQFIISKRRNPIAKAIYKFLRLDTNSNVNHSCPYNNDLIIDHLQFDKDLNLHLPIGKGEYVMKMYWKIYNVLRSIIDVNMQITD from the exons ATGGTGATCAAATTGTTGCAACTACCAGTTACAAATGCCTCG CTCCGTGTTGAGGTTTTGCGACGTGGTTATACGCAGTCGTTATATCACttcgatattgattgttgTCAGTTTATTATCAGCAAACGACGCAATCCTATTGCTAAAGCCATCTACAAATTCCTACGCTTGGATACCAACAGCAATGTAAATCACTCCTGTCCCTATAAT AATGACCTGATTATAGATCATCTGCAATTTGATAAGGATTTGAATCTACATTTGCCTATCGGAAAAGGGGAGTATGTGATGAAAATGTATTGGAAGATCTACAATGTTTTGCGCAGCATTATCGAcgtaaatatgcaaattacagATTGA